In the genome of Xanthomonas hortorum pv. pelargonii, the window TCATTTCGCTAGGCAGATCGATCGCTGCGCGCCAATGAGAACCCATAGCTAAATCCCGCATAGAGGAAAAATCCAAGTGATTTAGCATCGCAGAAATCTCTTCGGAATTTAGATAAATTCCTGAAAATACCTCAGGCTCCTCGGTTCGCCACACATCTATCTTCTTCCCAGAATGGCGATCGTTAGGGTCAAGGCTTGCAAGTTTTATGAATTTTCCGATTGCCAAATTCCAATCTTGAGTCGTGCTTAAAAAGTAACGCCATGCGTCTTGGGCAAGAGGAGAGGTGAGAAACGTAAGCCTTTCTTCAAGCTCTTTGGCTAGCTTTATCCGCGACTGTTCGTATCGGGCAAGGAGAAGTTGATCATTGGCCGCTACGCTAACCACCGTTTTTTCCAAGTTCACCTTGAATTGAACAGCCTTTTGTTCAATCGCGTGGAGCGCAATGCGCGTGGCCAAAGCCTCCTGATCACTTGGTGTGCCAGTAAATTTGTTCAGTTCGCCCAGTGTTATGGTTTCAATTGCTGATGGCGCTTGTGAAACAGGGGTTGCGCCATTAGCTCTGATGTGAATTAGAAGGTCATTTAAGTCATCCAGCCGTTTCATTAAATTTTGATGCGACTCCCTAAGGAAAGCTTTTGTGCTTGAAGCGGTCATTTGGTTTGATTCGAGCAGGGCAATCACATCATCATGCCTTTGCGTAGCAAGCCAGGATTTGAACTCTTCGATATCTGCGTCGCGAGAAGATTTGCGCTGCGCTACGAAGTCGGAAGCAAGCGAGACGATGGTGGCTAAGCCTGACGCTGCAGCGATCGGATCCATGATAACCTCTTGTCGGTTGCAAGCTGGGATTTATAAATAATAGATTTAAAGTAGCGCAGGTTAGAACGAGATTTGGTCACCTTTACTGTTCTTCCGTTGATCGCACGTTGAAAGTATGACCAAATTCACGGCTGTTCAAAGTCATCAGAATGGCATCTTCCGAATTTTGTTCTCTAAGTCTGTGGAGCGTGGAGCGGTGGTGTGGTCGTCGTGCGAAAGAATACCGAGGTGCTTTCCTTCCTTTGTGAGCTTGTGCATCGGCGATCCATCCAGCGTCGCTACCTTGAAATCGGGAAGTTCGATCTTGACGGGAAGCTCGGCAAGAAGCAGTTCGCTAATCTCAATTCGAAGCGTCGTTTGAACTAAGATTTCGTAATCTTTGGCTTCAACCGGTGCCTTGGCTTCAAACTCAAGTGTTCCCATAACAACTGGTAGCGTCTCGCCCTTCAAGAGTGCATAAGCAAGGTTGATATCTGCCATTTCGCTCGGTGTGATGTCATAGCCAGGCGGCAATTGGAAAGAAGATTGGACGGCGTCGGCCACAAGGTGGAGCCTCCCAAACGTTCGGGCGGTATTTATCAGTGATTGGAGCTCCGGCGCCGTGGCAAGCGTAATGGGAAGAACGTGGTGCGCACCTTCGAAACTAAATTCAATCCTTGCACACTGCTTGATCTCCACTGACGTCGCCCATGACTCCCAATCGCGAAGCGCGGTGAGATCCCGCATGGGAACCGATGACAATCTCACATCACTCCAATCGATGTGCCAATCTACTTTTCCCCTCATGGCACCTTGTTGATGGAAGTCGGCAGACATCTCCATGAGGCGATCTGGATGACATGCCACCACCGACGCGCCTTCCTGCCCAATGAAGAGTTCAGCGGGAAGCGTAACGGTTGGCGAAGATACAGTGTGACGTTCACCCGCATGCAGGCGAATGAATCCTGTGCGGCGTCGAGTTGGTTCGATGGATATCGTTCCACCGGACCGGGAATCTAAGCCGAGAGTGGAGAGAAGGAGAGACCCCATCGAGCGTACATCTTCTACCTGGATCTCAGCAGGCTTACCTAGCCTAATGGCGTCAGACAAAGCTTTTAAGTTAGCCTCGCCAGCAGCAGCTTCAAATTGAATGCGGGCTTTGGAATTGTCTACAGTAGCCCGCACAGTGAAGCACTCACGCCCATCGACGAGCCCAACGTCAACCTCAAGGCTAGGATCAAGAGAGTTAAGGTAGACGCGACGATCTTCCGCAAGTTCAGCTAATGCATGAGGCCGCTGTGCAACTGGCGTTAGACTTGCTTGGAGGAAGTGTTCGAAGCTCTCGCGTTCGTTGAGTTTTTGATTGAGGTCCATCCGCACACCCGCATTGCCCGAGCCGCTCAGTCGACCTGGATTGGCTTTGGCCCACGCCTGCGCGTGAACCCAATAGAGCTCCCCATTACCGGTGCGCCTGACGATAACAACGGTCTGTGGATCTTCCGCATAGTGACGAAGACGGTTCTTAGCAACCGGTGCTGTAACGCTACGCTTCTTACCAACTTTCGCCTCGCCCTTGACTTGGACCGAAAATCGAGCGCCCTTGTAAAGAGCGCGATCAGGCATAACGAGAAGGTCGTAGCCATCATCAATGTGGTCCGTGCCAACCACCCATCCCCAGCTGTTGAAGAGCTGCTCAACCTCGAGTTCAGCGGCTCGTCCTGTAATTTGATTGGCTGAAAGGCTCAAAGCATTACCTCCTTATGAACATGGACGGCTCCGTGCCAATGCGGCGAGGCAATGGGAGATGATTCCTCAGACGGATGGATGGTTGACCACCCTTTGCCAAGATTCTTTTCGAACAGAAAATTTACCACTTCGTAGCGCTAGTAGGTAAGCAGATGCTGTCGAAATACGCCTGGATGTCACTAGCTTCCTCACGCCGCTGCTCCTAAAGACCTACTCTTCGTATTTCCCAATCGCCACGTGATAGGGTTCGGACCTGATGGAGGTCAGTGTCGTAGATGGCGATCAGGTCAGAGCTGCTGGCAATGATGTGGCCTCGGATCTTTCGTTTACCCTTTTCCCAGAGTTCTGAATCGCCTCGCGATACAGGACCAAGGAGTCGGCTCTTTTCTGTAATTGCCTCATCTTTGCCAGCATGCTCGCCGAGCAACCCTGGCGGGATCGCTACGAACAAACCAACGAAGAAAAGGGTCAGTGCCAGGTAAATTCCTGAAGCGGCTATACCTCCGGACGAAAGAAAGAGCATGATCCTTGGATGTCGCCGGCCGAATTGCTCAATTAGACCTTGGTTGACTGGTAGGTCGGGTAGTCTGTAGATCCAGACTGCCAACCAAACCACGAAAAGAGCGATTGCCACGGATATCCAGGGAAAGGATCGGATCATCCCAAGCCCTTGCAGCACGATGGCGTAGTAGCCGCGAACAACCTTCCAGTCGGCCGATTGGGGAAATAGGTCGGCTTGAACGCCCCAGGCTTTGAGATAGCTGGTGTAGGCGACATGTCCGCATCCGTGAAGCACGATTCCAGCCAGCGTTGTCATGGCAGCGAGGCTGCCGACGAAACGAGTGATGGACCACGATTGCTTAGATAGCAACTTGCCTTGCTCTTCTTGTCGCGGGATACGACGCTTTGATCGGACAATCTGGATATGGCGCATGGTTCTCGTAGTCGTCAATTGCTGGACAAGAAGGTTTTCCGTAGCCAATCCATTGCTTCATCGAGATCGAGGTTCGAGCTGGCATAGGACACTTGAAGCAAGTGAGGCGAAAGCAGACTGTCCCATTTTTGGCTGGCCAGATTTTTCGCGCCTGCCAATAGCACTTCAATGGATGGGGTTGGTGCAGCGGCAATCGCCTTGAGCGCTGTCTCGATGTTCTCAAGGGCATTCGGACCCCGCGTGATCTCGACCCCCAGTCGGCTACCCTGAGCCTTGAAGTTCCTGGCATTGAGCAAGCAAGCGATTGCATCGTTGGCCGCGTCGCCCAGCCAAGTGAGAAGCAGGATGTCGCTTCCCCTATCCAGAAAGAGTTGATCATCCAAGCTGTGTTGCTGGTAGCTGGTCCGTCCTTCGTCGATGAAGCGCTGCGCACACGCATCCACAAACGTCGGCGTCAGTGTTCCCTTATAGATCGCTCGCATGGTTTGACGCACTTTGGTATGCACGCGTCCGCCGCCGCCGCTGAACAACGGTGGCGCGCCACTCTTGGTGGCAGACACGTAGATCGTCTTCTGGCCTTCGTCGATTTGCTCGACCATCCAGGTGCGCCCGCCAAACAAGATACGCTGGCCGGTCGTGAGCATCTGGGAAATGGGCAGGGTGCCAAGCGGTTTGCCAGCAGCGACAATCCGGAATTCCTCGTCGACCGTGAACGCTGCATAGAACGAGTAGTGGTTGACGATCCGGTCGCCGACAGGTCCGTGCAACAAGAGCCCGGATCCATCTTGGATCAAGATGTCTTGCTGCCCCAAATGGCGCAGCAGCTCGACAAACGCATCACGAGACACTTGATTGAAAGGGGCATTGGGGGCGCACAGCAACTGGAATGCCTGAGGTGCAGTCAGGCCGCCATACTGCGCAATGGCGGAAAGGAGCTGCTGGATGAAGGTGGAAAGATGCGCACCTTTGACCACAGGCGGCTCATACCATTTTTCGGTGAGCAGCATGACCACGGCCAAAGTCTGGAAGGTGTCGAGCCTCAGGCGTGTTCGAAGATCCGCTTGCGAGTCGATGGCGTCTTCAATCACATAGCCGCGCAGGATCGCAGCTTCACCTTTGCGTCTTCCGGATCTGCCCATGCGTTGACGAAGACTGGCAACGGTAGGGGGCGTGCCAATCTGGGCAACGCTCTTGACCGCGCCGATATCGATGCCGAGTTCCAATGTGTTGGTGCAAACGGCAGTTGCTGGCTGATCCTTTTGTTTGAGCGCAGCCTCAGTGTCGTAGCGAATTTCTTTGGAAAGACTGCCATGGTGCGGCCAGAACTCACGCGACACGCCGCCTTTCTCGCAAAGCTCATTGAGCAGGTGGGTATAGCGCTCGACCTCACGGCGGCTGTTGGGAAAGACCAGGTTGTTGCTACCGCGAAGGATTTTGAACAAATGCTCGGCCACAGCCAATGGTGCTAGTTCTTGCTTCTCCTTCTTGTCATCAGCTTCGCCCTTTTGAGGAACAGGTTCTTCAAAGCCTTTGATGATAAGGAGAAGTTCTGACGCATCGGAAGGGGCGTCTACAATCGCGGCGGTGCCCGCTGGACGCAGAAAGCGCGCCGCAGCCTGCATGTCACCCAATGTTGCCGATAGCCCAATGCGAGGCACTTTACGACCAACGATGGTATCGATCCTGTGTAGCAAGGATTGAAGTTGTTTGCCGCGCTCGCTGCCGATGAAGGCATGCAGCTCGTCGATCACAAAGTAAGCCAGGTGCTTGAAGATGCCGGCAACCGAGGTGCCTCGGTTGCACAGCATTGCTTCCAGAGACTCTGGTGTGATCAGAACGACGCCATGTGGTTTCTTGAAAAAGCGTTGTTTGCTTGTGCTGCTGATGTCGCCATGCCACGGCCACACCGGAATGTCGAGGTCTTCGCACAGTCGCTCCAATCGACCGAATTGATCATTGATCAGGGCTTTCAAAGGACTGATGTAAACAATTAAACCCGCTGGGGTCTGCTGTTCAAGATAAGTCAACGCCGGCAGGAAAGCTGCTTCCGTCTTGCCCGAGGCGGTGCTGGCGGCAACGATCACATCTTGATCGGCAGGCAGGATCAGTGGGATGGCCATTTCCTGCACATCCCGCAAGGCTTCCCATTGCTCCGCCCACAGATAGCGCTGGATGCCCGGCGATAGAAGAGAAAAGGCATTCGACAGGCTCATGGATTAAAGCTTGAACGAAGCCAATTTGTCATCCGCTTGAACCGTTAGATCTTCGTCGCCGCCGTGGTCTTCCTTGACTTCAACCTCGCCGATCAAGGTTTGCCAAGCCGTGCCAGGGTTTTGCTCCAAGACGGCCAAAAGATTGATAAACGCCGTGATCGTGGTGCGAGGCGTGCGGAAGAAACTGTCACCAATCCGATTGGCGCAGTGCTCCATGAATTGCGAGACGGCCTCATCAGGCAGCAGATAATTATCTGCATCGCCACCCGCGTAGACGTGTCGAATTTTGGTCAAGAGCACGTAGAAGTCTTCCGCAGTGAGGCTCGAAAGTCGCACCACAGGTCCGGAGAAGTCGACCAGCCCTTCCTTGGCAAAGGTGTTTTGGGCCAAGCGACTTTGAAGCGCTTGGTAGCTGTAAACACCGCGCCGTGGATCCATCAAGAATTCAGGCGTGCCACCCAACACGAAGCCAAGACCCACTGCCGTGCCTTGGAAGGAGTCATTGAGCATGCGCAGGATCTGCTCGTAGTTCGAGTTGCGCGCTTGGGCATTAGCAAGCTTATAGAGATTGACGAGCTCGTCCAGGCAAACCAGAAGGCCGCTAAGGAAGCT includes:
- a CDS encoding DUF4365 domain-containing protein; amino-acid sequence: MSLSANQITGRAAELEVEQLFNSWGWVVGTDHIDDGYDLLVMPDRALYKGARFSVQVKGEAKVGKKRSVTAPVAKNRLRHYAEDPQTVVIVRRTGNGELYWVHAQAWAKANPGRLSGSGNAGVRMDLNQKLNERESFEHFLQASLTPVAQRPHALAELAEDRRVYLNSLDPSLEVDVGLVDGRECFTVRATVDNSKARIQFEAAAGEANLKALSDAIRLGKPAEIQVEDVRSMGSLLLSTLGLDSRSGGTISIEPTRRRTGFIRLHAGERHTVSSPTVTLPAELFIGQEGASVVACHPDRLMEMSADFHQQGAMRGKVDWHIDWSDVRLSSVPMRDLTALRDWESWATSVEIKQCARIEFSFEGAHHVLPITLATAPELQSLINTARTFGRLHLVADAVQSSFQLPPGYDITPSEMADINLAYALLKGETLPVVMGTLEFEAKAPVEAKDYEILVQTTLRIEISELLLAELPVKIELPDFKVATLDGSPMHKLTKEGKHLGILSHDDHTTAPRSTDLENKIRKMPF
- a CDS encoding DEAD/DEAH box helicase translates to MSLSNAFSLLSPGIQRYLWAEQWEALRDVQEMAIPLILPADQDVIVAASTASGKTEAAFLPALTYLEQQTPAGLIVYISPLKALINDQFGRLERLCEDLDIPVWPWHGDISSTSKQRFFKKPHGVVLITPESLEAMLCNRGTSVAGIFKHLAYFVIDELHAFIGSERGKQLQSLLHRIDTIVGRKVPRIGLSATLGDMQAAARFLRPAGTAAIVDAPSDASELLLIIKGFEEPVPQKGEADDKKEKQELAPLAVAEHLFKILRGSNNLVFPNSRREVERYTHLLNELCEKGGVSREFWPHHGSLSKEIRYDTEAALKQKDQPATAVCTNTLELGIDIGAVKSVAQIGTPPTVASLRQRMGRSGRRKGEAAILRGYVIEDAIDSQADLRTRLRLDTFQTLAVVMLLTEKWYEPPVVKGAHLSTFIQQLLSAIAQYGGLTAPQAFQLLCAPNAPFNQVSRDAFVELLRHLGQQDILIQDGSGLLLHGPVGDRIVNHYSFYAAFTVDEEFRIVAAGKPLGTLPISQMLTTGQRILFGGRTWMVEQIDEGQKTIYVSATKSGAPPLFSGGGGRVHTKVRQTMRAIYKGTLTPTFVDACAQRFIDEGRTSYQQHSLDDQLFLDRGSDILLLTWLGDAANDAIACLLNARNFKAQGSRLGVEITRGPNALENIETALKAIAAAPTPSIEVLLAGAKNLASQKWDSLLSPHLLQVSYASSNLDLDEAMDWLRKTFLSSN